Proteins from a single region of Xyrauchen texanus isolate HMW12.3.18 chromosome 7, RBS_HiC_50CHRs, whole genome shotgun sequence:
- the LOC127646307 gene encoding uncharacterized protein LOC127646307, with protein MDPSRQGRSSQSELCLVLVGSISCGKSLTADTLLGQSPSVRPSSHECHVRRGLSAGRMLSVVETPRWYWRGRQLEADVQVETQRAPSFCVPEPPVFLILIPVGEFTEMEQRIPDELERMFGPSVLDRTLVLLTCGDYLMGRTIQECLRKEAGLQEVVRRCHGHCHVINNRKPDDRQQVDTLLEKVEQMMHGGEETSVVPERSQMKLQTAGNMMWNGGKQTHSTNTSDRHTEETGSDVMIDKRLINGLHSQRHECVETYSTNTHTPLERIPSFKLNKEGAILSQLLEGSEVKSQSFTNTIHHSIKKDLDASETAVCSSSDVQNDCHLPELRIVLLGRRGSGKSSTGNVILGNKLFGQPSDVTADCVKGQAVVHDRQVSLIDTPDWFESERSPEEVKGQISSCVALSAPGPHAFLLCVPVNRPAHPELEALRALEAVFGFDAVRRHTLILFTHCDLLPEGGTDMERVEEYITTQRPEMLQLVERCADRYHVLQHDEQRSGVKALLEKVEQTVKESGGTFYNSESQDHRRPEQNSSTVWKERQRDKLNTSHALDAAQRDGGRRGGDGRCREHGVRAECSSRISNASITAALHLGRCGVGRQAGAKTHCSGRSGRCGAGRVSRRSCRWSCRSGCGLCSQ; from the exons gacgcAGCTCTCAGTCTGAGTTGTGTTTGGTTCTGGTGGGCAGCATCAGCTGTGGAAAGAGTCTGACAGCGGACACTCTGTTGGGTCAGAGTCCATCTGTCAGACCCTCCTCTCACGAGTGCCATGTGCGGCGCGGGCTGTCCGCAGGCCGGATGCTGAGTGTGGTGGAGACCCCACGCTGGTACTGGCGTGGCAGGCAGCTGGAGGCGGACGTGCAGGTGGAGACACAGCGGGCACCCAGCTTCTGCGTGCCCGAACCGCCTGTCTTCCTCATCCTCATTCCCGTCGGGGAGTTCACGGAGATGGAGCAGCGCATCCCAGATGAGCTCGAGCGGATGTTCGGCCCGTCAGTGCTGGATCGCACTCTGGTGCTGCTCACCTGCGGAGATTACCTGATGGGCCGGACTATACAGGAGTGCCTGAGGAAAGAGGCAGGGCTTCAGGAGGTGGTGCGCAGGTGCCACGGCCACTGTCATGTGATCAATAACCGCAAACCTGACGACAGACAGCAGGTGGACACGCTACTGGAGAAG GTGGAGCAGATGATGCACGGAGGCGAGGAGACTTCAGTGGTGCCGGAGAGATCACAGATGAAGCTCCAAACAGCAGGAAACATGATGTGGAATggaggaaaacaaacacacagcacaaacacatctgacagacacacagaggagacaggaagtgatgtcatGATTGACAAACGATTGATCAATGGGCTTCACTCCCAACGGCACGAGTGTGTAGAGACatacagcacaaacacacacacgccgcTCGAGAGAATCCCGAGTTTCAAACTTAATAAAG AGGGCGCCATTCTCAGTCAGCTGTTGGAGGGGTCAGAGGTTAAGTCCCAGAGCTTCACCAACACCA TTCATCACAGTATTAAGAAGGATTTGGACGCCAGTGAAACTGCTGTGTGTTCCTCCTCTGATGTTCAGAATGATTGTCATCTGCCGGAACTCAGGATAGTTCTGTTGGGTCGTCGAGGTTCAGGGAAGAGTTCGACAGGGAACGTCATTCTAGGCAACAAGTTGTTTGGCCAGCCCAGTGATGTCACAGCCGACTGTGTGAAGGGTCAAGCGGTCGTACATGACAGACAG GTGTCTCTGATTGACactccagactggtttgagtccGAGAGATCTCCTGAGGAGGTGAAAGGTCAGATCTCGTCATGTGTGGCTCTGTCGGCCCCGGGGCCTCATGCGTTCCTGCTCTGTGTCCCTGTCAACCGTCCTGCACACCCTGAGCTGGAGGCCCTGCGAGCGCTGGAGGCCGTGTTTGGATTTGACGCCGTCAGACGCCACACGCTCATCCTCTTCACACACTGTGATCTGCTGCCGGAGGGTGGCACGGACATGGAGCGGGTGGAGGAGTACATCaccacacaacgcccagaaatGCTGCAGCTGGTGGAACGATGCGCCGACCGATATCATGTTCTGCAACATGACGAGCAAAGGAGCGGCGTGAAGGCGCTGCTAGAGAAGGTGGAGCAGACCGTGAAGGAGAGCGGAGGAACTTTCTACAACAGTGAGAGTCAAGACcacaggagaccagagcagaacTCCTCCACCGTctggaaagaaagacagagagacaaactgaACACGTCTCACGCTTTGGACGCAGCTCAGAGAGACGGAGGAAGACGAGGAGGTGATGGACGGTGTCGTGAGCATGGCGTCAGGGCAGAATGTTCATCTCGCATCTCCAACGCCTCCATCACTGCTGCGCTCCATCTGGGACGGTGTGGGGTCGGGCGCCAGGCGGGTGCCAAAACTCATTGCAGTGGGCGCTCTGGTAGGTGCGGCGCTGGGCGTGTTTCTCGCAGGAGCTGTAGGTGGAGCTGTAGGAGCGGCTGTGGGCTCTGTAGCCAGTGA